In Betta splendens chromosome 3, fBetSpl5.4, whole genome shotgun sequence, the genomic window TGACTGGGAAAATTATTATTTGAGCTTAATCTATTGGAGAGCAATcagtttttttggggggggtagTTTAATCAGATGTTAGACATGAGTTGTCAACAGAAAGTTTTGctatttatttgtgttgatTTTCCTAGTGGGCCTTGTTTTAGTGACAGTTGATGATAACTTTAGGCTGTGCTACTAAAACCCTTTCTCATGTTTCATCTGTTCGGCCTTGGCAGCTCGCTCcattgcctgtgtgtgtgtgtgtgtgtgtgtgtgtgtgtgtgtgtgtgtgtgtgtgtgtgtgtgtgtgtgtgtgtgtgtgtgtgtgtgtgtgtgtgtgtgtgtgtgtgtgtgtgtgtacaccgTTGTAATAACATTGGGGATGCTGCAGGTGGCGCCGCTGCAGTGTCACATTCATCAACCTGTACATGTACACTGTGGGAGGAGTCCTCCACAGCATGAGCTTCCGTGATAATAGGAATTGCTgagtgttgtgtctgtgtcctgtcaCTCCACTAACCTCCAGGCTACACCTGTGTCTGACATGCAGTGTGAAAGGCCATATATcatgtggcgtgtgtgtgtatcacagAACCCTTCTTCATCCCGTCTCATCATACTACAATACCTCAGGGCAGTGAGCGTAATGCTGAATCATCGAGAGACCGTGCCGTCACTTTGCTGCTTGCTACTTTGACTTGGTGTTGCGttgttggattttattttatttttttttattgtcagtaGCCGCAAATAAGGTTTTCTCACTCAGGAAGCTGTGAAGCTGGAAGTCTGTAGAACCTTTTGTCTCTCAGATGATCTTGGACTTAATtcagtttgaaataaaaaaaaaactaacctGTACTATGTAAATACAGGCGCATATGCAAGTGGCTATTGAATACCTCATTTATcaattttatgttttgttttttttgtttttttttttctggcctgTACAACGCTCCGTATATTAATTCTGTGGGGTTTGTGCATATTTTTGTACTGTTGTTGTcgtttgttattattatagacatgataataatgatattaCTGATAATATAAGTTTTTCTTTGATAAACTAAAAATGGGACAAAACACATGAATGCTTGTTAAAACTGGTTTGTGCTGATTGTATTTAAGTGGAGCACTTTTCCAAAGTGGTTTTCACACATTCAGTTTTGTTCATATTAGTAATATAAAGACATGGTTCTCAGGGCTTTAAACTTGTATGTCACGATAAAGTTTTACTTTATATCTTAttcctgtgtgtttattttaagtcCTCATCCTCTCAAACCGTCCGATAGCATTTATTGTTGGTAAATTCCCAGATTTCCCAGATGGGTCAGAGAGCACAAGGGAAACATTTGACCTGTGGGTGTTTTTGAAACGGTAAAACTGGTCATGGAACTACATGTCTCTTATCATCCACAAAAAAGGGGCAACAAACGTGTCCTTGATCTGACCACTCATCGCCCTAAATGTGATTACCCTGCCATCGCCAGCAAATCCTCAGTATTATGCTGAGCGTGCTCTCAGTGTGGCGCGTCAGCTATTCCTGTCAAGGTTAGCTCTGCTCCAGCTGGGTTGAAGGCAGCATCCTCCCATCTACTAACAAAGAAAGCTTCACCGCTTTTGTCTGTTTGACCAGAACGTGGTTCCGTTTTAGTAGTCAGATTGTGTGGATCTGACACCTGATGCCGGTTTGAGGAAGCCTGTCTTCAAGCTACGGTACAGTAACAATGCTACACTTACATTTCATTCAACTTGGTGACGTCTGTATGCAGAATCCTATTTTGTTAatatcacatacagtaagtgcatgCTGGTCTGTTGAGCATCTTTATGTCCTGTGCACATCCAGCATCAGGTTTCAGGTTATTGGCCGACGTCTCTGCAGCATCCTCCGGCCTCATACAGTAAGTCCCATCTGGCCTTTGTAAAGGTCATTACAACCCAGGCTTATTTATATTAACTTAGCTGTCAAACCAACAGTCTGGTGTTCTTTACCATTTCAGCCTGTACGTTACACTGTGTGCTGATTATttaatgctaaattaattttcTAGTCTCTAATGAAATGCTGCGTCAAATGCAGCAGTGAGATGCTGACTGGacatcttcatacaggttacaCTCCTAATTGCATTGCAGTGAATATTGATTGATTTTGATTTGAGATAAAGGGCAGATTGGATTATGGCCTGCTCTTTGCTAAAATATATGGATTTAGAATACTTTATCTTTTAGTAAAGGTTTTACTATAGCAACCTCACTCTGACAGTTGTCACGATATTACAccccaaatgaaaacaaaatacaaagaaaacacatgtcaagcttcctgtgtacaaatCCCTCCATCAATTTATAATATGGACTGAAGTGCTGGTCATTTTATATAAAGGTTTTTGGGAtttctgttgttgttccagTTATTTCATCTGCCAAATGCAACCTTTCTTTTATTATCCTCAGGACTTGTAAAAGCACCAGTTTATTCTGACGGAACAGAACATAATAATCCTGCTGCAGTCATATTTCCTGGCGTTGGAAAGGAATTGAGTGGAGAAACAACCTCAATTACTGTGGACTGACATGAAAAGCAGCCGGACGTCTGTTGGGCTCAAAGTCGTGGCCTGTTTGGACCGCAGCCCGGAGTCTGGCATCTGCACGAAGCAGACGCTCCCTCCAATCAGCTGCTCCGTCGCCGTGCACAGCTGATGAGTTCAGGCCTTCAGGCCGATCAGCAGCAACGCGCCTGCTTCCTTTTAAAACCCCACGGTTTAAAATGTCGTTCTCCTCGGTTTCCTCTCTCGGGGCTCACGCAGACGTCAATACAGACTCCAGCTGAAGTAGGTCTCCCCTCCATCATCACCACTCTATCCTGTGTTATGGAGCTCAGGTGCTACTTCCCGGTCAGAGGGGGACGGACTGATGCTTTTGGCTCTTCTGCTAAAATGGCTTGTTGTTAAAAGTGCCGCCCTGTAAGTGAAGTGCACAGCGACAGCTCAGCCGTACAGGACGTTGTTCTCTGTGCATCCTCCCGATCCCCAAGCGAAACAAACTCCCACTCGTGGTGCAAAAAGGTCACGTGAACTGTCCCACTTTTATTAAAGTCCATATGTGAACAGTTGGATGAAATTTCACCACTTCTGATACAAAGGTCCAGCTGGACTCATGCATAAGCTTATTACAACATCTGAAGCAATTTAATTTGCTTTGATGGAGAGATCCAATAGCAAATTATCATCCCAATAATAATAAGACAGATGCATCTGAATTTTTTAAACAGAAAAGCCATCACACAGCACAATCTACAGTAAAAAACATTCACCCtctttgaagtttcctcctcATCCATTTTTACATCTTGAATCATGCTTGATTTGATTTGCCATCGGTTGCCTAGCGATTGCCTACTTAGTCACCTAAAGTCTCACAGGTGCAGCCTAGACACAGTTAAGCTCTTTAATCGGAGGTAACCTGGGTGCAGGGAACTGGTTTCAAGGACCTGTGTCTGGAATCAGTTACTGGTAAACGAGCAGGTGAACAAGCACATCTGGGGATCTGaccatgtgctgtgtgtgcttgtatgtAAAGGTCAATCACCGGAGACACTTACAGTATAATGCAGTCTGCTGGTGGAATATTATCAGGCAGGCATAGACTGCACAGTCTGAAACAACATGAATACATTTTTCACAGGTATATTTTTGTGTCCATTCAATTGTAAATTACCATCGCCCAGATGTAATTAACACGCTTAATTAGAGCAGGTTTGAGCAGGCTCTTGATTAAATTATGCAAATAGGGGGCTGCGGCGCGTCTCGCGACGTTTACCCTGAGACGAAATTAGAAACCGTCGGAGTGAAGGGATCAGCGAGAGTGACGCTCCTGGGACGCGCGCACAGtccggggaggggggaggggggcacccGCTGCGCCTGAACGCTGCTGCGGGACGGGACGCTCCTCACACCGACCTCCTGAGCACTGACAGAGCGGGCTCCGTCCTGATGGAGCGACGGAGCACTGCCGCGGAGCAGGGACGGTTTCACCTTCCATCACTGTGTGACCCGAGGAGCGCAGACGGAAGGAGTAAGTCCACAAGCCGCTGGGCTCTATTTCTGTTCGGCGCTGATGCTTTTAACAGCCCCCATTAATTTGACAGTAATGTGTAATATGAAATAATTTTAGTTTAGCTGCTTTTGGTGCTGTTTAGATTAGATAGAGTTTGAAATCTTAAATTTAATGTTTGTAGTATTAGAAGATTTTATTTTAGCTCgtggttatttttttattattatttgttttcctcCGTCACTGAGGTGTAATTCATCTTGTTGATCAGGTGTTTCTGTTGGTTGCACATGACCTTGGTGTCTTTTCCGACCCGCTGAGCATCACTTCAGCGCTCGCTCTCCTTCAGCCCCTTTTTCACGCACTGGACCACTGTTTAGTCTTGTGAACGCATGCAGATTCATCTTTTACGCCGTCTTCACGCATCACGCTCGCGTATTCACTGCATCTTGTCTCCCTGCGGCTCCGACGATGAACGCGACCTCGTGCTGCGAGCGCGCGCTCATCGCGTACCGGCAACGCTCCGGCTCCGAGCTCAACGGCAGCCGGacgccggagctggagctgcccaCCTTCTCCACGGCGGCCAAAGTCCGCGTCATCGCCACCCTGGTCCTGTGCGGCGTCTCCGCCGTGTGCAACCTGGCCGTGCTGCGGGCCGCCAGCGGCCGCAGGcgccggtcccggtcccggtcccggtcccgcgTGCGGGTGCTGATGGTCAACCTGACCGCCGCCGATCTCCTGGTCACCTTCATCGTGATGCCCGTGGACGCGGCGTGGAACATCACGGTCCAGTGGCGGGCCGGGGACCTGGCCTGCCGGGTCCTGATGTTCCTCAAGCTGCAGGCCATGTACTCCTGCGCCTTCGTGACCGTGGTGATCAGTCTGGACAGACAGTCGGCCGTCCTCCGCCCTCTGGCCGTCGGCATGGCCCCGAGGAGGAACAAGGCCATGCTGACGGTGGCCTGGACCATGAGTGCCTTGTTGTCTGTCCCTCAGGTAAGGACTtgagagagggaggtggggtcaaaggtcagggaagGCCTCTGTCTCAGCCTCACAGACTATGAGTCTCTGTATCAGGCAGTTTCGGATGTGGATTCATGACCTCTGTTTGACCTTCACATCTGCAGATGTTCATTTTCCACAACGTCACCATCACCCACCCCTCAAACTTCACCCAGTGCACCACGAGGGGCAGCTTCGGCTCCCGCTGGCAGGAGACGGCCTACAACATGTTCACCTTCTcctgcctcttcctgctgccGCTGGTCATTATGCTCGTCTGCTACACCAGGATCTTCATCCAGATCTCCAGGCAGATGACGAGGACGAGCTGTGAGTTCAGCGCTCGaacactgtgacatcatcacctTTTATACCTGCACCTCGGCCGAtcgacgctctctctctctctctctctctctctctgtatcttcTAGTGTCGTCCAATGAGCTACGTCTCCGCTGCTCAAAGAACAACATCCCCAAAGCGCGGATGAGAGCCCTGAAGATGAGCATCGTGATAGTGATCTGCTTCGTGCTCTGCTGGACCCCCTACTACCTGCTGGGCCTGTGGTACTGGTTCTTCCCGGAGCACCTGGAGGGCAAAGTCTCCCACTCCCTCACCCACATCCTCTTCATCTTCGGGCTCTTCAACGCCTGCCTGGACCCCATCATCTACGGCCTGTTCACCGTGCGCTCCTGCGAGCGGCTGaagggccgccgccgccgccgagacGCGCGCCTGTCGGACAGGGAGACCAGCGCGGCCGCGACGGCGTCCCTGAAGCACGCGGTGCGAGTGCCGGTGGAAAGGACGGAGAGTCCACTCACAAGAGGTTTGAATGTGTGCGTCAGCGCTGAGGATAACACAATATAATAACATTTATGTGTGACTTTTTTCAGGCTTGTacttttatatatgtatttcaTAACAACTaacataaatatgtatttgttgATATTCACTTATACACTTGTAAAGTAATGTGAGTTTTATAGAAAGGTCTTTGTATTTATTGCGTCCTGCTTCTAGGCTGGTTAATCCTACGTCAGGGTTGTATATGATTATTGTTGACACAGTAAAACATATTTGGGTGAAGGTTTTGTTGTTGCATAACTTTGTCCCAGTCCACAAATAGTCAAAATCTCTGAAATCTCAGCGTCTCAGCTGCGTGACGTCAACAGGTCGAGCGACCGCGCCGACAGACGTGTGACGTCAGCGGCCGACGGTACCGAACGTGTTGCCATGAAAGCGGCAGATGTCACATTCAGAGGACGCCTGTGATCCGCCAACCGCGCGTGACACCAGCCAATTAAGTGCACCTGCGCTTTTCAGACTGTGACACGTGAGCGCGCCACCGTTTAGGTCGCGAGAGGCGCGCGCCACTCTCGGGGATCACGCGACGCGAATGGAGGCGCGTTCGGTTACGACGTATTCGGGGCAAACTCTTTGGAGCGGTCTCAGAAATAAACCCCACTTCAGAATATTTAGAACAAAAAGTTTAatttgttaattaaaaaaatgatttaacaaatataatgttttagtgtttttagtgCTTCCTAATGAAATTTCCTTCATAAAGATGCTACATTTCCTTTCACATTTACTCTCCAAACCCATGCATATTAACAGAATTATGTAAAAATTAATTGTTTGTTCTGTAAAATGCCACTAAATGTTTGCTAATAGTAATTCTACCACTACTTCCTAAATGGTTTACCATCTCATGCTacaaattaaaactgaaaagTCTCAGCCAAAACGAAAACATCAAGAGGATGGTTATTATCACGCAGGGATTGAATCTCCACATACGAGTAGAATATGGGTTATGGAGTtggaaattattattttgattGACACAAATCAATGCAATCACTTTAACTGGTGTCTTGTCTTCAGGTGACTCCCTGTGATTCAATGCTGTTAAATGTGCCATGAACCTGAGCCACAGTAGCGAGACGGTCATGAATCAAATCACGATGAGGACAACATGATGTCTGGAAAACCTAGTTATTTAACTTAAAGCCGTGGAAATGTCTGTGCGCGGCAGGTTTGTTGTTGAACTGGACGTTTCCTTTTCAGACAAGCTCAGACGTAACGGTCTGTTCACGAGCAGGATGATAATGTCCCAAGAACATTTTGAATTGATCTTATCGTCACCCATTGGTCCCACTGAATCCTGCAGACACCCTGAAGCTGCCGCTGTAACCAGAGACGAGACAACAAGCCAGGATTCATGTCACCGGTATTGGATACATTGGACACTGAGCTTCGTGCAGGTCCAGTCTCAAACTGCGTGTGCCGTGCAGTGTGCGACCGTATGAGGGAAGTGCAGTGTCGCAGACTGCGTATGAACCGTGGCTTATGCTGCATCGCGCCGCTTCGTGGTCGAGGCCCGTCCGCCTCCCTCACTTTAGGTCGTCTAGGGCGCATGATGAGTCTGTGGGAGTCGCTCACACAACATTTGCTGACATCAGCAAGTTCTGTTGGCCGCGGGGCTGATGTTTAAGCAATCAGGCAGAGGAGTTCGTTTCTCCTCATAAATTATAATCTGGGCTCAGCGTGAGACGGAGGCCGGGGATTATTTCATTTCTACCTACAGTAAAGTGTTGGTATGTCCGTGCTTTTCTATGCTTCTATGCTGTGGTGTCAGAAGTGTTGTTAACGGCCAGTTTACAGCCAGTGGTGAACAATAGACGTCCGCTGCCTCCTTCTCCGGTCGCCCGACAGGGGGCGTAAACAAACGTTTAAGCCTCAATAATGTAATGACAGATTATTACCAGAAGGCGGGGCTATAATCACAAAACATAGGTGGACTGTAGATGAAGCTCACTTTCTGAAGGTCTAGTTATATATCGCTACCGTTATCACATACAGGACACGGGATGCTTTATTTATACACCTGTACAGATTAATATAATCCaatgcagcaaaacaaaagatgaaattGCGTTTTTTTCGGACATGTGCCAGCCAAGGTGCCGCCTTCTCTCCGAGATGAAAATCTTTTTTGCTTTAAAGGTCAACATCCTTCCTGCTAATAAAGAGTCGCTGGTTGTTTCCACTGCAGTCCAACCACTTTTCAGGCTAATGTGATTTTCTCTGCCTAACGCTGGTGCAGATAAAGTGCAGAGATAAATGAAAGGGCACATTATCCAGACCGGCATCTGCAATCCTTAGTAACTGGATCTGTCACGTCAAAGTGGCATTTAGCGCATTCACTGGGATCTTTTAATATCTCACACTAGGAAACGCTGGATGCACTCTGCAGTGAAAACGTGATTGTGTTCAGAGTCGTCGTCTTAAGTGAGTTGTAAGTGAATTTGACGACGGATTCCAGAAAAACAGCTTGCTATTTCTATCACTGACAAGAAAAGTAGACACATTTCTGTTTTATGGATCCTTAAAGTGCTTAAAGTCTGTATCATTGTTGTATCCAAGATTCCTCAGACAAAGTACTCAAAATAGTACAATTCTGATGTGACTTGTTTATATTCCAAAGTCATTTGCTGCTGAAATCATTGCGTCGTAGTGGTCAACACAGCAAAGAGGTCCCTGATTCCCGGAGAGAAGACCGCGGAATGTGAAGTGATGAGCAGTGAGTTGACGGGTTCGGACACATGCTCAGCTGCTCTATGGCTTTGTGAGTTAGAACCCTTGGTTCTAATTCTAAGAGCTTTTTATTATGTGTTTGTAGCAGTCAAACACCAGTTAAGCAAAATGCCTTGCTCATAGGGGTTTTCTCCATTGCATCCAGCGAAAAGATTATTTTAGGCTTTATTTTAAGACTTCAGATCAAGTAATAAGACAATACAGAAGAAGGCTCAGATACAGAGATTTGCATTTGATGTGTGGGTGAGCTTTGATGTTTGCTGACCAGCAGATGGTGCAATGTGCAAACACCTGACATCCATAACAGCCATTCTGGAGCCACAGTCCATGGAGCCTTGGAGTCGGCcatcattaattaattaattaatttatttttaaattggttTGCATGTCTAACTTACTGTTGATGATACTGTAGGTTCTGTAGTACGTTTAACCAGAATATTTCCCTGTAGTATGAATAAAGCCCAGAGGTTCTTAAAAAATAAAGCACCATCTGATGCCTCGTGTCCAAATCTATTAGTACTACATAATACATTCTACTTTGACCAAAGTGCCATTTTGAGTTTGTCCTTTCTGTGTTTGTCCTCTTACTAAGATATTTCCTAACACTGACATCAGTGACCAGCAGAGACTACTGAACATCCTCCGAGCTGTTGATTGGCTCCAGAGATGCTGCAGTAAGGACGGAAGGAACCTGCTAATTACTTCGCTATATCCATTAATTCCCTGCACGGCGCTCCCGTCCATGCATGTGACTCACTGGGACTGTGGGAGTTCTGTTGCTGCACGCCTGGTCCCAACCTGTCCCGAACGCCGCTCACCAACGCCAGTTTACGCTTTCGGGCTTTGTGTGTGGGGAGGGCTTTACCATCGGCCCCGTGGAGCCTGCAGGCGGGCAGGCGGCCGAGGCGAGGGACACGAAAACAGATGGAACGAGCACAGAGAGGCTGCCCTGCGCTTCACCCACCCGCTCACATCACACCCCCACCGGGCTATAGGGCCTGAGCACCTGTTTCGCTGGAGAGCGGGGAAAAGCTTGGGCTCTTTGGACGGCGCCCTGACAGACTGTTACTGCTCCCAGTCCTTCCCTGGAGCGGTGCACACTGGGAGGAAGGGTATCAGCTGTCACAGCTCCTGTCTCGAGCAGTGAGCGCTCGCATAGATTTGCATGTTCGCGCTAATACTCGTGAAACCTCTGGGAGTAAATGGATGAACATGGAACATGGTTCATTCATTAGACAGACTTTAGACAGCGAGCTCCATTTAGTTCATGACTTCAGTAACTGATGGCGAAAGAGTTAAGGGGAACCTGAAATAACCCGATACCAGGTATTTTAGTTCCCTCTACATGTGACACTAATACTAAAATTAGCAGCCGAAGATCAGTCCAGATGATTCTAATCTATGAACAGCTGGAGGCTAAACGTCTTTTAAAAAAAACGCTCATGTTTTTAAGCTCTACTTGATGGGTTTTTATAACATAAAAGGGGGATTGTGGCTTGTGGGCCACGCTGTTCTAAAAGAagggaaagaagaagagaacCTGAAAGACAATGTTGCATGTGGAAGTTTTACTATTGTTTCACTACAGTTTGTCATAAGTGGGAGCTGGACCTTTATTTGAGTTCAGATTGCGTTAAAGTTGTTAATGTAAAATCCATGAAGCAAGAGGGAAAGTAAACTTGATTCTCTTAagctctgtgttttttcttttttgtatgtGTCTCCTTTTCAACAGGCATTTCCATTCCCAAAGGTTTTTGGTGTCCGGGTAAATCCTGCATTTCGTctgatttatttgtttggtaGAGATTAAAATCATAAAAGCTTCACTCATTCCGTGGGACCTGTGATTAAGAGGCAAATCATTCCCGCAGCTGGCTGGCGGCGCATGGGCAGGCACCGCGGCGGATGCTAAATCACCTGGGCTGCTCGCAGTGATGCCGTGAAGAATGCTCGCCCCTCGCGCTGACTTGACAGTTTTTCTGATGGATCGAGCTGCTTCGGATGCTATGGGATCGGCCGGAGCAAGCGGGGAGCCTGAGGGAGGCCGTGAGCCAAGAGCCGCTGGCCTAGTGTTACGCGACCTTGGATCTCCGTGGGCTTTTCTTTATAGTGATGACGGAGGGACCTGCCTTGTGTTTTTACTGCCGTCTCCACGGCGCTTTGTCTCACCTTTCATGCTGTGGGTCTCAGACTGGATGAACAGATCCCTGACTCAAGCCAAACTGCCGattctgatgtttttttgtcGTCGCTACGGGTAATTTTAATAACGTTAAACCAAAGATTATAGTGCAGCTAATGAGGGCCATCATACACCGGTGCCCTTTTGAATCGCCTGGTGCTCTAATTCAATCATCGCCTCCATACTGGCGTCCCAGGAGGCATCAACTTTAAATAGCACAATGGGGAATTGGTTGCATTTACGAGAAGCAAGGCAGCGTTTGCACTGCACCACGATTTGACTTGGGATTTGAGAAAACATCACTGTGCTAAATATCTGTGTAAGCCTAAACTGTGAACGAGCCACTTCGACATCCAGTCCCAGTTAAAGGCCTGAAGTGCACATTAGGAATTATTAATAACATGTTTTGGACCTGTTTTGAGACGGTCACAAATTAGAAACCTAAGACAAGACGCtgcagcaaaaaataaaataaaggaacctGTATATACTGCTATTACCAACCAGTCATTAAAGGCATGATAATAAAGCCACACAATGCATCACACCATCCTTTCACTGTGAAATACGCTCCTTAGCCAAGTCTGACTCATACTCAAAACACAGTGAGTGTCTGTTTTCAGCAGCCTCGTTGCTCCACCGTGATTCGGTTCCGTACATGTTCCATTCACACACAggtattattttattgtttataaaaatatttaggaATAATCGAGAGGTTATTGTGTGTCTATTGAACTATAGACACCAGTCGAGCTGTAAGTTACACAGACGAAACAGAAGGGGAATAATAGAGAAGCAGAAAAGACACGTTTGTGATGGGAGGAGCGTAAAACGCAGCGCCGTCCGTCAGGCGCGGAGCTGCGGACTGAAACCGGGCTGAGGATCCGCAACCAGTCGGCACCGGTGTCTCGTCACGGCGGATGCGTAGGGACGGCGTGCCGTAGTTCGTCCGCCGGTAACGTCACTATCGCACGTGCGTAGCCTACGTATTTAAATGCGATGTCGCTGATACGCGCTGGCCGGACACGCGATGATGAGAGGTCGCTGACGGACCGTGCGTAACGCTGAGTGGACGGCGGTAGCTCTCGCGCGCCGCACATCGCAACGCCGGCCGCCCGTCGCCTCGCAGGGCCCCGCGCGCGCTCCGCAGTGCAGCTCGCCCACCGTCACCAGATGCTCCGCGCCGGGCCGAACCCGTTCAGTTTCATGCCGACCGGAGCCTGAGCCGAAGGATGCAGGTTAAAAACCAGATCTGCACCGAGGCGAGCAGCGCCGACGAGCAGGAGCAGGACGACAGCCAGAAGAAGACGTCGTGCTTCTCCAACATCAAGATCTTCCTGGTGTCGGAATGCGCGCTCATGTTGGCACAGGGCACCGTGGGCGCCTATCTGGTGAGTCTCCGCGCACACGCGCCGCGCACGCGCACCGCGTTGACCGCCGCACGTCGGTAAACAGACCGCAGGTCGCGTCGCGTTAGCGCAGCGCCGGCAAATGCGGCGTCCGCGCCGCTGCGGCTCATGGTCGATGGGCTCCGATCGAACGGCGATAATCGCGTCCTCCGGTAACCGCGGTGGACGCGGTGCACTCCCTGATCGATGAGTCGCTGCGTATCACCCATTAGGGCCTTTGCACCATCGGCGTGACACGACGCGCGTCACAGCGGTCGGAAGCTCCACGTGTTGTTGGGGCCGCGCAGTTGCACGTATTGATAGTCG contains:
- the LOC114852047 gene encoding putative gonadotropin-releasing hormone II receptor; its protein translation is MNATSCCERALIAYRQRSGSELNGSRTPELELPTFSTAAKVRVIATLVLCGVSAVCNLAVLRAASGRRRRSRSRSRSRVRVLMVNLTAADLLVTFIVMPVDAAWNITVQWRAGDLACRVLMFLKLQAMYSCAFVTVVISLDRQSAVLRPLAVGMAPRRNKAMLTVAWTMSALLSVPQMFIFHNVTITHPSNFTQCTTRGSFGSRWQETAYNMFTFSCLFLLPLVIMLVCYTRIFIQISRQMTRTSLSSNELRLRCSKNNIPKARMRALKMSIVIVICFVLCWTPYYLLGLWYWFFPEHLEGKVSHSLTHILFIFGLFNACLDPIIYGLFTVRSCERLKGRRRRRDARLSDRETSAAATASLKHAVRVPVERTESPLTRGLNVCVSAEDNTI